One genomic region from Terriglobales bacterium encodes:
- a CDS encoding DinB family protein, producing the protein MNKRLCFVLAAVMALPGAVLAQEKAQAQSAPPANPITTSEKGLYSFVSAAVVAAAQKMPEENYSFRPTPEVRSFGQIVGHVADAQYMFCSLASGQPNPSKGIEKTKTSKSDLVAALKDAVAYCNDTYDGMTDAKGSELAKFMNYNLAKLTILSLNTAHADEHYGNIVTYLRIKGIVPPTSENPPARSPK; encoded by the coding sequence GTGAACAAAAGACTATGTTTTGTGTTGGCTGCCGTGATGGCGCTGCCCGGTGCTGTACTCGCGCAGGAGAAGGCACAGGCGCAATCCGCGCCGCCGGCGAACCCGATTACGACGAGTGAAAAAGGTCTGTACTCGTTCGTGAGTGCAGCCGTGGTCGCTGCAGCGCAGAAGATGCCCGAAGAAAACTACTCGTTTAGACCGACACCCGAAGTTCGGAGTTTTGGCCAGATCGTTGGCCACGTAGCCGACGCTCAGTACATGTTCTGCTCGCTGGCGTCCGGCCAACCCAATCCTTCAAAGGGAATCGAGAAAACGAAGACTTCGAAGTCTGATCTTGTTGCAGCGCTGAAGGACGCCGTTGCATATTGCAACGACACGTACGACGGCATGACCGACGCAAAAGGGAGTGAGCTGGCAAAATTCATGAACTACAACCTTGCCAAGCTCACGATACTCTCGCTCAATACAGCGCACGCTGATGAGCACTACGGGAACATCGTCACGTATCTCCGAATCAAGGGAATCGTGCCGCCGACAAGCGAAAATCCGCCCGCGCGCTCGCCGAAATAA
- a CDS encoding M48 family metallopeptidase, which translates to MKFLSKLLAGVLSISMVVPAVAQPKDKSKDKEDSKDPKIEPVPSYDKVKKGSLDDVNAIGNRDIGGKGLGNWYSLEKEVAMGKQYAQQVEQSAKLITDPVITEYVNRIGQNLVRHSDAKVPFTIKVIDDDQINAFALPGGFFYVNTGTILAADDESELAGVMAHEIAHVCARHAMRQMTRANWANFATIPLIFIGGGIGYAAYEAAGIGIPLTFMKFSRGFEAQADYLGTQYLYASGYDPQAMVDFFEKIEATEKKKPGALAKAFASHPATPDRVEHTQDEIAKILPPKDEYVVTTSEFDQVKARLAALENRKKVTDDKDANKPSLRRASNKTDDKGKSTDDDRPTLHKRDNN; encoded by the coding sequence ATGAAATTCCTATCCAAGTTGCTGGCCGGAGTCCTCTCAATCTCCATGGTTGTTCCCGCTGTCGCTCAGCCCAAAGACAAGTCCAAGGACAAGGAAGATTCAAAAGACCCGAAGATCGAACCAGTCCCAAGCTACGACAAAGTAAAAAAGGGCAGTCTCGATGACGTCAACGCCATCGGCAACCGCGACATCGGAGGCAAGGGCCTTGGCAACTGGTACTCGCTTGAGAAGGAAGTTGCCATGGGCAAGCAGTACGCGCAGCAGGTGGAGCAGAGCGCAAAATTGATCACCGACCCGGTGATTACCGAGTATGTGAACCGCATCGGCCAGAACCTCGTTCGCCACTCCGACGCGAAGGTTCCGTTCACAATCAAGGTCATCGACGACGACCAGATCAATGCCTTCGCGCTTCCCGGCGGATTTTTTTACGTCAATACCGGCACGATCCTCGCGGCTGACGATGAATCCGAACTCGCCGGCGTGATGGCACACGAGATCGCGCACGTCTGCGCTCGCCATGCGATGCGGCAGATGACCCGCGCCAACTGGGCGAACTTCGCGACGATCCCGCTGATCTTCATTGGCGGCGGCATCGGATACGCGGCATATGAAGCGGCCGGTATCGGCATCCCCTTAACGTTCATGAAGTTCTCGCGTGGATTCGAAGCCCAGGCTGACTACCTCGGCACGCAGTATCTCTACGCCAGCGGATACGATCCGCAAGCCATGGTCGACTTTTTCGAGAAGATCGAGGCTACAGAAAAGAAGAAGCCTGGCGCGTTAGCGAAGGCCTTTGCCTCGCATCCAGCAACTCCGGATCGCGTAGAGCATACGCAAGACGAAATCGCCAAAATCCTACCTCCGAAGGACGAGTATGTAGTCACGACCTCGGAGTTCGACCAGGTGAAAGCTCGCCTCGCAGCCCTCGAGAATCGCAAAAAGGTTACGGACGACAAGGACGCGAACAAGCCCTCGCTTCGTCGTGCTTCGAACAAGACCGACGACAAAGGCAAATCCACCGACGACGATCGTCCAACGCTGCACAAGCGCGACAACAACTAG